The window ATGCAGTAGCCGGAGTACGTCTGTATGTTGTCCTCCAGGAAGCTCTCGCCGGCCAGCACGCCGGACTGTGTGTGGTGGCTGGGGCAGCGGTGTCCTTTGGGGCACTGGCACAGTGCGTTGATGTTGACTTCGTCCAGGAACTCCTGGCGTTTTCGGACCGTAAACAATTTGCAAGGCTGCTTGCGCTGACAGCGAAGGCGCTATTTGAGTTGAAAGGAAGGGAAAATAAACATAAGTAAGAGAGCCTTTGAAGAAAAATATCCTTTTTGTAAACTCACCGTCAGTGGAGAGCAGGCGAAGAGGTATCTGAAGCCCTGACTGCCGTCCCCGATGGCCTCCCTCTTGGTCAGATAGGTGACTGAGTTCCTGGGACACCGGCAGTGGACAATCTGCTCGGTGACATTCAACTCGGCTGCCGTGGTCAAGGTCCAGGTGTAGTCGCGGAAGTGCCTGAAATGCGAGATATCCagattaaaatcaaaaaccaaaaagataATATTTATAACTCACTTGCAAACTGGAAGCTTGTGAACGGGCTGACAGAGCTTGTAGTGCCTGGTCTTGTCTGCTATGGTGTGTCCATCCTCCGCTCCCAAGCTGCTGGGACAGCCTCCGATGAAGCTCGCGGCTGACTCCTTCAGGCCACGATGGCCGGAGTGGCGCATGTGGGCTGATCCCCCACGGGGGAACTCGTTGTTCTCCACCTCCGCGTAGGGCACGGCGTCGTTGTAGTCCGGCGACTGGTCCAGGTGGTCCTCCAGATCATCCTCGTAGACGGCGCCCAGCTTCTGCATCAGCTTCTTGAGGTGCAGGCTCTCGAATTTCTTGTCCTGGAACTCTCCGAACAGCATCCGCTTGTGCTGCAGCAATTTCTCCCGCTCGAAGTAGTTCCTGTACTTCGGTGAGTCCACAGATCCCCCGGCATGGCCGTGATGGTGGATGATGACATTGTTGGGCATGCGATTGGATTCAGGACACCGGCACTGGCGTTCAATCCAGGGAGTCTCGTACAAGTCGATTTTGGAGCAGACGGCATTTGGGGCACAGACGGGCAAGTCATCCTCAGAGTCCTGGAACAGAAAGTGGATTTTAATAAAGagtttgtttgtaaacagtttttgGTTGAgccataaatatatatttttataatctgGGAATATCCTGTGATTATGCGATACATTTCCATCCAAGGACTATAACAATAAAGACAAACTTCGAAACTAACTTAAGGACTTAAGGCTTCGGGATTTAGGCGCCTGAGTCAACAGACTTGATTAACATAACTACAAGGACTACAAGGACATCTCTGCTTTGTTGTTGAGAGTGGACAACAAATACATTTCATTAATTGAATTCTCTAAACAGTGTCCCAAAAGTTGGCCTGTGATGTTTGCCCAAGTCCTGGCCAATAAAAACTGATGTCTTGTGTCCTTTCTGGCCGTAACATAAAAAGCGATGTGTGCTTTCGAGGATGCCACTCGAGGGCCTGATTCCTTTTATCATTCGATTTTATTGTTACTGACTCTCGATGTTAAGGAGACactacaacagcagcaacaatacTATCAGGATAACAACAACAGGTTTCCAATGAAATTATCGAAagcaatcaattttttaagTGGAACTGTCGCGCACCTTGTTCTTCTCGCTCTTCgcttagtttattttattttatattattattttcttttttgttggtAGTCGTCCATGATGATCCCTTTTCGTCGAGGGGTTTTGCCTTTTGTTTGGTTTCAATTTCATTCCTCAGTCCTCTCtccttttttgatttttattcaaattattttcGGGCTTCAGGCTTGCACCTGCTGCTACCTGAGCTGATTGTGAGTTTAGGGTCAGCTCTTTGGTTTTCCTTTCGGGTTTTGGTCTTTGGTCTGGGGTCTGAGTCCGCATGCTTTGAGGCGAGAGATGGCTGCAAACCGGAAGTCCGGAAGTGATTTAGTGCAACTGACGGAAGTAAACAAGTAagtgcacacacacacacacactattgAAAAGGGATTAGCCGGAGTGGTGTTTGATGGGGGAGAGGGAAGGCAACCGGAAGTGAATCCGGAACAGGTTGCCTGACCTTTTACCTTTCTGCTCAATTGAGCCTCGGAGCTCAGCATGAGCTCTCcttctctccctctctctgtATGACAATCCTGGTTCCCCTTCTCCGGAAGTCGTCTGCCAGCCTTCCGTATATGGTctttattagttttatttaCTTCCTGATTTCTTTTTATAATGCCTCGTCAgcttccttccttccttctCTGGCAGGGATTCCCACGCATTTTTGACCTAGTTTCCGAACTGCACACACCTGCCCCCGAAGGATGTATCCGCCAAAGTCCTTaaccctttttttgtttgtcgaGCTCAGATTTGTTTTCACTCTGATTATTCATATttcaagcaggagcaggagcttcGAGTAGCATTGCTGAGATTCCATTGCTGAGTCGCTGGCGAAGCCATTGTCAATCCACCCCTGGCATGATATGCCAGGAGTGGAGTTAGCTGAAGAAGGGGGGCTCTGGTGCAGGACCCCCGGCGGTAGAGCTCTCCACGTCTTGAGTCTTGTGTAAGCAGCGTGAGAAATTCTTTGAAATTCGAGCATGTTTATTGAGATTTCTTCCCCTTCAGTTGCCAGTTCTTGAGTCTCAACCTCTGCttatttttttcggtttttgttttttgttgtgtcgGGAAATGGCACTTCAAAGACATCACCGTTATACGAATGAAATTTTACATATTGATAAGCAAATCGCAGGGCTGTGGAAAGCAGGGGCACTGGCGGTGGCAGGGGCAAGCATATCAAAGAAGACATGCTTCAACGGCATTCCAATGGCATCAGCTCATCTCAGCTTGGCTAACAATAGGTACACCGGAAGAAATGTCTGGCTCTTGTATTAAAACACCTAATAAACCTCTATATTACAACACTTCTAGATTAGTTTCTTAGCCTCTTAAGGTCCAGACATCTTAAAAATTTCAGACCCTCTAGCTGGAGCTATTAGAATGGCATGACATTGTATTCccaaattatataaaattgtaggtttgtttttatgaaattatttaaagaatGAATGCAGGACAGTACTACTTTccgaataaataaaaaaaaactaacaatTTGGTTTTAAAATCGCTTTCATATCCCTAATAGATTCTTGCAACACACACCTACTATAGAGTATATGGTGTAAAGTATAGAGTTCTTTAGCTTCTCTATAACTTCTTATGAACTTAGACTAGTTTATATCTAAATTCCCTCTGATTTCTCTCTCTGTAGAAGTAGAATGAACGCATAAACACTACGAAAGTTTCTTATTTGTGGCGTTGAAGCTGGAAGAGCAGTAAAAGT of the Drosophila ananassae strain 14024-0371.13 chromosome 2R, ASM1763931v2, whole genome shotgun sequence genome contains:
- the LOC6493397 gene encoding protein giant-lens; translation: MPSTLMLLPCSVLLLLLLTTVGGTRLPLEVFEITPTSTAEKHKSLEYTVFDAKDVAAAASATGAATGATVAAISSSSSSSSSTVRPTPEQLTVVSISTADQEQELLAESRRRARQMLQKQQQHRSNSKHGRGDKDVRILYQVGDSEDDLPVCAPNAVCSKIDLYETPWIERQCRCPESNRMPNNVIIHHHGHAGGSVDSPKYRNYFEREKLLQHKRMLFGEFQDKKFESLHLKKLMQKLGAVYEDDLEDHLDQSPDYNDAVPYAEVENNEFPRGGSAHMRHSGHRGLKESAASFIGGCPSSLGAEDGHTIADKTRHYKLCQPVHKLPVCKHFRDYTWTLTTAAELNVTEQIVHCRCPRNSVTYLTKREAIGDGSQGFRYLFACSPLTRLRCQRKQPCKLFTVRKRQEFLDEVNINALCQCPKGHRCPSHHTQSGVLAGESFLEDNIQTYSGYCMAND